A window of the Arachis duranensis cultivar V14167 chromosome 5, aradu.V14167.gnm2.J7QH, whole genome shotgun sequence genome harbors these coding sequences:
- the LOC107490573 gene encoding protein-S-isoprenylcysteine O-methyltransferase B isoform X1, translated as MSYYLKLILGDIIQYRALILHYSASFSEIFSYTACRQLSQMFLAILFFHTSEFILAIVIHGRSNVTLSSLLISAHYILAMIFSLAEYIFEIVFFPELKEYWVISNVGLAIVVIGEVIRKLAILTAGHAFTHLIRTHRHDDHRLVTHGIYGFMRHPGYSGFFIWSVGTQIMLCNPISVVAFAVVVWRFFAKRIPYEEYFLRRFFGRDYKEYAKKVGSGVPFIN; from the exons ATGTCCTACTACTTGAAGCTTATTCTTGGTGACATAATACAATATCGAGCTCTAATTTTACATTACTCGGCATCTTTTTCAG AAATCTTCAGCTACACAGCTTGCAGACAGTTATCTCAGATGTTCCTTGCAATACTTTTCTTTCACACTTCTGAATTCATTCTAGCAATCGTTATTCATGGGAGATCAAATGTAACCCTGAGTTCCCTTCTAATTAGTGCACACTATATTTTGGCAATGATCTTTTCATTGGCAGAATACATTTTTGAGATTGTTTTCTTTCCAGAGTTAAAGGAATATTGGGTTATTAGTAATGTGGGCCTGGCAATAGTTGTGATTGGGGAAGTTATAAGGAAGTTGGCTATTTTAACAGCAGGGCACGCCTTTACTCATCTTATAAGGACTCACCGTCATGATGATCACCGCCTGGTTACTCACGGTATATATGGATTTATGCGCCATCCAGGGTACTCTGGTTTCTTCATTTGGTCTGTTGGTACTCAAATAATGCTTTGCAACCCCATAtcagttgttgcatttgcagtTGTTGTCTGGCGCTTTTTCGCTAAGCGAATACCCTATGAAGAGTATTTCCTGAGGCGGTTTTTCGGACGTGACTACAAGGAATATGCCAAAAAAGTGGGGTCTGGGGTTCCCTTTATTAATTGA
- the LOC107490573 gene encoding protein-S-isoprenylcysteine O-methyltransferase B isoform X2, translating into MTEIFSYTACRQLSQMFLAILFFHTSEFILAIVIHGRSNVTLSSLLISAHYILAMIFSLAEYIFEIVFFPELKEYWVISNVGLAIVVIGEVIRKLAILTAGHAFTHLIRTHRHDDHRLVTHGIYGFMRHPGYSGFFIWSVGTQIMLCNPISVVAFAVVVWRFFAKRIPYEEYFLRRFFGRDYKEYAKKVGSGVPFIN; encoded by the coding sequence ATGACAGAAATCTTCAGCTACACAGCTTGCAGACAGTTATCTCAGATGTTCCTTGCAATACTTTTCTTTCACACTTCTGAATTCATTCTAGCAATCGTTATTCATGGGAGATCAAATGTAACCCTGAGTTCCCTTCTAATTAGTGCACACTATATTTTGGCAATGATCTTTTCATTGGCAGAATACATTTTTGAGATTGTTTTCTTTCCAGAGTTAAAGGAATATTGGGTTATTAGTAATGTGGGCCTGGCAATAGTTGTGATTGGGGAAGTTATAAGGAAGTTGGCTATTTTAACAGCAGGGCACGCCTTTACTCATCTTATAAGGACTCACCGTCATGATGATCACCGCCTGGTTACTCACGGTATATATGGATTTATGCGCCATCCAGGGTACTCTGGTTTCTTCATTTGGTCTGTTGGTACTCAAATAATGCTTTGCAACCCCATAtcagttgttgcatttgcagtTGTTGTCTGGCGCTTTTTCGCTAAGCGAATACCCTATGAAGAGTATTTCCTGAGGCGGTTTTTCGGACGTGACTACAAGGAATATGCCAAAAAAGTGGGGTCTGGGGTTCCCTTTATTAATTGA
- the LOC107490571 gene encoding DNA polymerase epsilon subunit B has product MSASTRKKVQRKCKIRGRVLKVEALDEILSFVSRFEGSDEDEAIDLLLDELELELESQKSTIIEKEPVHRVVSRLLEADAAVEESSDPCSAGGSAIRVVDAFLVPKFRYDPIRKQFYEHTGSLPIHGDASAKAALYRDRFLLLFQRLSRDQNFSKPAFESEFSHFGSCEISPIQSLVGQTGRKWVMGVISQLEDGHFYLEDLTASVEINLSNAKITTGFFSENTIVVAEGEMLASGIFQVLTCGFPPLEDRDKSLRQIAGHDFFGSGTLTKEETIRLADMEKKAVNDMFVILSDIWLDNEEAMGKLETVLDGFESVEVVPSLFVFMGNFSSHPCNLAFHAYSTLRSQFGKLGQLIAAHPRLTEHSKFLFIPGPDDAGPSTVLPRRALPKYLTEELQNHIPNAIFSSNPCRVKFYTQEIVFFRQDMLYRMRRSCLMPPSMEETDDPFQHLVATMTHQSHLCPLPLTVQPIIWNYDHCLYLYPTPHMIVLGDRSQQKAFKYTGITCFNTGSFSIDSTFVAYRPCSQEVELSAL; this is encoded by the exons aTGAGTGCTTCGACGAGGAAGAAGGTGCAGAGGAAGTGCAAGATCAGAGGGCGCGTCCTCAAAGTCGAAGCTCTTGACGAGATCCTCTCCTTCGTCTCTCGATTCGAAGGCTCCGATGAGGACGAAGCCATCGATCTCCTCCTCGACGAACTCGAACTCGAACTCGAATCTC agAAATCCACTATAATCGAGAAAGAGCCGGTGCACCGTGTGGTGAGCCGGCTGTTGGAAGCTGATGCGGCTGTCGAGGAGAGCTCCGATCCATGCTCTGCCGGCGGTTCTGCCATTCGCGTCGTCGATGCGTTCCTGGTCCCCAAGTTCAGATACGACCCTATTAGAAAGCAGTTCTACGA GCACACAGGCAGCTTGCCTATTCACGGTGACGCATCAGCAAAAGCGGCCTTGTATAGGGATAGgtttttgttgttgttccaGAGGCTCTCTCGAGATCAGAATTTTTCGAAACCTGCTTTTGAATCAGAATTTTCACATTTTGGGAGCTGTGAG ATATCTCCTATCCAATCTCTGGTTGGACAAACGGGTAGAAAATGGGTAATGGGAGTAATATCTCAGCTGGAGGATGGACATTTTTATTTAGAAGATCTTACCGCTTCAGttgaaattaatttgtctaatgCTA AGATAACTACAGGATTCTTTTCTGAGAACACCATAGTTGTTGCTGAAGGCGAGATGCTGGCATCGGGAATATTTCAG GTGTTAACGTGTGGATTTCCCCCACTGGAGGATAGGGATAAGTCACTTAGACAAATTGCAGGGCATGATTTTTTCGGTAGTGGTACTTTAACGAAAGAGGAAACT ATCAGACTGGCAGACATGGAGAAAAAAGCAGTCAATGATATGTTTGTTATTCTGTCTGATATTTGGCTAGACAATGAAGAG GCTATGGGAAAGCTGGAGACTGTGCTTGATGGTTTTGAGAGTGTGGAAGTTGTTCCTTCCTTATTTGTCTTCATGGGGAACTTCTCTTCTCATCCATGTAACCTTGCGTTTCATGCTTATTCAACCCTCAG GTCACAGTTTGGAAAGCTAGGGCAACTAATTGCTGCCCATCCACGGCTAACAGAGCACAGTAAATTCCTGTTTATTCCAGGTCCTGATGATGCAG GCCCTTCAACAGTTCTGCCTAGACGTGCTCTACCGAAATATTTGACAGAGGAGCTCCAAAATCACATACCAAATGCCATATTCTCAAGCAATCCCTGCAG GGTCAAGTTCTATACTCAAGAAATTGTATTTTTCCGCCAGGATATGCTGTATAGAATGCGTCGATCATGTTTAATGCCACCTTCTATGGAAGAAACTGATGATCCTTTTCAGCAT CTTGTGGCTACCATGACCCATCAGTCTCATCTCTGTCCACTCCCTCTAACTGTACAACCGATCATCTGGAACTATGACCACTGCCTTTATCTTTATCCAACTCCGCACATG ATTGTCTTGGGAGACAGAAGTCAGCAGAAGGCATTCAAGTACACAGGAATCACTTGTTTCAACACTGGTTCCTTCTCAATTGACAGCACTTTTGTGGCATACCGGCCTTGCTCTCAGGAAGTTGAATTGTCAGCCTTGTAA